A stretch of Candidatus Vicinibacter affinis DNA encodes these proteins:
- a CDS encoding inorganic phosphate transporter → MLGFDFGLEGTLLISFAVCILLVCFFEFVNGFHDTANAVATVIYTKSLKPIHAVIWSGFMNFLGVISSSYIFGMAVATKIAQLLPLESVLSRSTNEAIAMVASALVGAIIWNLGTWYFGIPCSSSHTLIGSLLGVGIAFTLVPDNNLKSGVNWNEAFKIGNALLFSPLFGFTMAIALMFILKRNVVDKAIFKEPEPEGKPPFWIRGLLIVTCTMVSFFHGSNDGQKGVGLMLIVLLAFVPTQFALAPEFNKEDCINRMVVLEKILVKESTQNFELERILCARAENIAGFADDVRKLDTKSNKEVMRVRKEMNVLAKELKLILAEPNAISSGANRKLIKAEIAYFNHNTNYVPFWIILSISISLGIGTMIGWRRIVVTIGEKIGKRHMTYAEGASAELIASSTIGLASGLGLPVSTTHVLSSGVAGAMVATKGIKNLQAATIKNIVLAWVLTLPATMIISAVLFFLARMLML, encoded by the coding sequence ATGTTGGGATTTGATTTTGGATTAGAAGGAACGCTACTCATCAGTTTTGCGGTATGCATTTTATTGGTATGTTTTTTTGAATTTGTAAATGGCTTTCACGACACTGCCAATGCTGTGGCAACAGTCATATATACAAAGTCTCTGAAACCGATTCACGCGGTGATTTGGTCAGGATTTATGAATTTTTTAGGTGTCATTTCCAGTAGTTATATCTTCGGAATGGCGGTGGCCACTAAAATAGCCCAATTACTTCCCCTGGAATCCGTCTTAAGCAGGAGTACTAATGAGGCCATTGCTATGGTGGCTTCAGCGCTGGTAGGTGCAATTATTTGGAATCTTGGGACCTGGTATTTTGGAATTCCATGTTCCAGTTCACATACATTAATTGGCTCTTTGCTAGGCGTAGGAATTGCATTTACACTTGTGCCGGATAATAATCTTAAATCAGGAGTCAATTGGAATGAAGCGTTTAAAATTGGCAATGCATTGTTATTCTCTCCATTGTTTGGCTTTACTATGGCGATAGCCTTGATGTTTATATTAAAGAGGAACGTGGTAGATAAAGCTATATTTAAGGAACCTGAACCTGAGGGTAAGCCACCATTTTGGATTCGGGGATTGTTGATTGTGACTTGCACCATGGTGAGTTTTTTTCATGGTTCCAATGATGGTCAAAAAGGAGTGGGATTGATGCTGATTGTACTGTTAGCTTTCGTACCCACTCAGTTTGCATTAGCCCCTGAGTTCAATAAGGAAGATTGCATCAACAGAATGGTTGTACTGGAAAAAATACTGGTAAAAGAATCAACCCAGAATTTTGAATTAGAAAGGATACTGTGTGCACGAGCTGAGAATATTGCAGGATTTGCGGATGATGTCCGTAAGTTGGATACAAAAAGCAATAAAGAAGTGATGCGTGTGCGTAAGGAGATGAATGTGTTGGCTAAGGAATTAAAACTAATTCTTGCTGAACCAAATGCAATTTCGTCAGGAGCTAACAGGAAGTTGATTAAGGCAGAAATTGCTTATTTCAATCACAATACCAATTATGTTCCTTTTTGGATCATTCTCTCCATTTCAATTTCTCTGGGTATAGGCACCATGATTGGGTGGCGGAGAATAGTAGTTACCATTGGTGAAAAAATTGGTAAGCGGCATATGACATATGCAGAAGGAGCTTCTGCAGAATTAATTGCCTCCAGTACAATTGGTCTAGCCTCCGGATTAGGATTACCAGTTTCTACCACACATGTGCTTTCTTCAGGTGTTGCCGGAGCAATGGTGGCAACAAAAGGAATAAAAAATCTTCAGGCAGCCACGATTAAAAATATTGTGCTTGCTTGGGTGCTTACATTGCCTGCAACCATGATCATTAGTGCAGTTTTGTTTTTTCTGGCCAGGATGTTGATGCTGTAA
- a CDS encoding T9SS type A sorting domain-containing protein, producing the protein MSKIYFNLFLSLIVSNILFGQVDTTALPFTDSVITCFPDTTGYKRISVGPIGRDFSNLQSALNQAVSGTVIVLDAGVEFRGSFLLPSKPVSDKWIVLVSSKMDLVPAEGSRIKPYQKTGDQNFSTQADAMPKVVTDNLSGVPCFRTEIGTHHYRLVGIEIKADERVINSYGLVNLGDGSSQQNQFSKVPHHLIVDRCFIHGHTKGEIMKYGIRLDCAYSAVVDCHISDFHSVGFDAQSISCINGPGPFKIINNYLEASGENILFGGGAAAIAGLVPSDIDIRQNHFFKPLSWRVGHPSYAGKHWTVKNLFELKTGKRVLLEGNILENCWADLPIGQSGYAILLTIRTENGGSPQAEVSDITIRNNIIKNTGAGISISGLDDGKGVRSKRISITNNLFEDIDGVVNGDQNLAGPNVGTAFHIGEPENVIIDHNTIFHTGAITWAYKKMTGFIYTNNLSNCFISGGGYQGIYGPGFSQGNGAMGNYFPDITDANQRFHKNVMIKGDPGKYTNYAMLSKNYFPNISDAVGFYDFTNGAVDYLNYRLKNSSTYFKNGSDGKDIGADMNLIKAAFERKIDCSSVMTAVNEMNFNYEFLIYPNPAKDKLKIEILNNEFWSYTIYNQQGQIFKSGNITEPTQEINLVGINPGIYYIKIFNNRLMRYQKLVIVP; encoded by the coding sequence ATGTCAAAGATTTATTTCAATTTATTTCTGTCGTTAATTGTAAGTAATATTCTATTTGGTCAGGTTGACACCACGGCACTGCCATTCACCGATTCTGTAATCACTTGCTTTCCTGACACAACCGGTTATAAGCGAATTTCTGTAGGTCCAATTGGTCGCGACTTTAGTAATTTACAATCGGCATTAAATCAGGCAGTTTCCGGGACAGTTATTGTCTTGGACGCCGGGGTTGAATTCAGAGGAAGTTTTTTGTTGCCTTCAAAGCCAGTCAGTGATAAATGGATTGTTTTAGTATCATCGAAGATGGACCTGGTTCCAGCAGAAGGAAGCAGGATAAAGCCATACCAAAAAACAGGGGATCAAAATTTTTCCACGCAAGCAGATGCAATGCCAAAAGTAGTGACAGACAATTTGTCCGGAGTTCCCTGTTTTAGAACAGAAATTGGTACCCATCATTATCGGTTGGTTGGAATAGAAATAAAAGCAGATGAAAGGGTTATCAATAGTTATGGTCTTGTAAATTTAGGAGACGGGTCTTCCCAACAGAATCAATTTTCGAAAGTACCTCATCACTTAATCGTTGATCGCTGCTTCATTCATGGTCATACAAAAGGTGAGATTATGAAATATGGCATTCGGCTCGATTGCGCTTATTCCGCTGTGGTAGATTGTCATATTTCAGATTTCCACAGCGTTGGATTTGATGCCCAGTCAATATCCTGTATCAATGGTCCGGGTCCGTTTAAAATTATTAATAATTATTTGGAGGCATCGGGAGAAAATATTTTGTTTGGAGGAGGCGCAGCTGCAATAGCCGGTTTGGTTCCTTCGGATATTGATATCAGACAAAATCATTTTTTCAAACCTCTTTCTTGGCGAGTAGGCCATCCTTCCTATGCAGGAAAGCATTGGACAGTCAAAAATTTATTTGAATTAAAGACAGGGAAGCGTGTATTGTTGGAAGGAAATATTTTGGAAAATTGTTGGGCGGATCTTCCAATTGGTCAAAGCGGATATGCCATACTGCTCACTATCAGAACCGAAAATGGAGGTTCACCTCAAGCAGAGGTAAGTGATATTACCATTCGGAATAACATAATTAAAAATACTGGTGCCGGCATCTCAATTTCAGGACTTGATGATGGAAAGGGAGTCCGGTCAAAGCGAATTAGCATCACCAATAATTTATTTGAAGATATTGATGGAGTTGTCAATGGTGATCAGAATCTTGCAGGGCCGAATGTGGGAACTGCCTTTCATATTGGTGAACCAGAAAATGTAATAATCGATCACAACACCATATTTCATACAGGGGCTATTACGTGGGCCTATAAAAAAATGACGGGCTTTATTTATACCAACAATCTATCCAACTGTTTTATTTCTGGCGGAGGTTATCAGGGGATATATGGTCCGGGCTTTAGTCAAGGTAATGGTGCCATGGGAAATTATTTTCCGGACATTACAGATGCCAATCAAAGGTTTCACAAAAATGTGATGATAAAAGGAGATCCTGGCAAATACACAAATTATGCGATGTTGAGCAAAAATTATTTCCCTAACATTTCTGATGCAGTCGGTTTTTATGATTTTACAAATGGGGCTGTTGATTATTTAAATTATCGTTTAAAAAATTCAAGTACCTATTTTAAGAATGGTTCCGATGGCAAAGATATTGGAGCTGATATGAATTTGATTAAAGCGGCTTTTGAGCGTAAAATAGATTGCAGTTCTGTAATGACTGCTGTCAATGAAATGAATTTTAATTATGAATTCTTAATTTATCCCAATCCAGCAAAAGACAAATTGAAGATTGAAATTTTAAATAATGAGTTCTGGTCCTACACCATTTACAACCAACAGGGGCAAATATTTAAAAGCGGGAACATAACTGAGCCAACTCAGGAAATTAATCTAGTTGGAATTAATCCGGGAATTTATTATATTAAAATATTCAACAACAGGTTGATGAGGTATCAAAAGCTTGTAATAGTACCATGA
- a CDS encoding GIY-YIG nuclease family protein, which yields MKHYVYIIHSKRLDIYYKGYSLNPKNRLLEHNSNFSAFTAHKGPWEIVYLEIFMIKSKALNREKSLKKYDHQQLLKLINSNANQLNFYLDSCL from the coding sequence ATGAAGCACTATGTTTACATTATCCATTCCAAAAGGTTAGATATTTATTACAAAGGCTATTCCTTAAATCCAAAAAACAGACTCCTCGAACACAATTCGAATTTTAGTGCATTCACTGCACATAAAGGCCCTTGGGAAATTGTCTATCTTGAAATATTCATGATAAAATCCAAAGCACTAAACAGAGAGAAGTCCCTCAAAAAATATGATCACCAGCAATTATTGAAACTGATAAACTCAAATGCCAATCAATTAAATTTTTATTTGGATTCTTGTTTGTGA
- a CDS encoding GIY-YIG nuclease family protein, which translates to MKHYVYIIYSKRLDIYYKGYSLNPKNRLLEHNSNFSAFTAHKGPWEIVYLEIFMIKSKALNREKSLKKYDHQQLLKLINSNVNQLNFYLDSCL; encoded by the coding sequence ATGAAACACTATGTTTATATTATCTATTCCAAAAGGTTAGATATTTATTACAAAGGTTATTCCTTAAATCCAAAAAACAGACTCCTCGAACACAACTCGAATTTCAGTGCATTCACTGCACATAAAGGCCCTTGGGAAATTGTCTATCTTGAAATATTCATGATAAAATCCAAAGCACTAAACAGAGAGAAGTCCCTCAAAAAATATGATCACCAGCAATTATTAAAACTTATAAACTCAAATGTCAATCAATTGAATTTTTATTTGGATTCTTGTTTGTGA
- a CDS encoding GIY-YIG nuclease family protein — MKHYVYIIYSKRLDIYYKGYSLNPKNRLLEHNSNFSAFTAHKGPWEIVYLEIFMIKSKALNREKSLKKYDHQQLLKLINSNVNQLNFYLDSCL, encoded by the coding sequence ATGAAACACTATGTTTATATTATCTATTCCAAAAGGTTGGATATTTATTACAAAGGTTATTCCTTAAATCCAAAAAACAGACTCCTCGAACACAACTCGAATTTCAGCGCATTCACTGCACATAAAGGTCCCTGGGAAATTGTCTATCTTGAAATATTCATGATAAAATCCAAAGCACTAAACAGAGAGAAGTCCCTCAAAAAATATGATCACCAGCAATTATTGAAACTGATAAACTCAAATGTCAATCAATTAAATTTTTATTTGGATTCCTGTTTGTGA
- a CDS encoding GIY-YIG nuclease family protein, with protein sequence MKHYVYIIYSKRLDIYYKGYSLNPKNRLLEHNSNFSAFTAHKGPWEIVYLEIFMIKSKALNREKSLKKYDHQQLLKLINSNANQLNFYLDSCL encoded by the coding sequence ATGAAACACTATGTTTACATTATCTATTCCAAAAGGTTAGATATTTATTACAAAGGTTATTCCTTAAATCCAAAAAACAGACTCCTCGAACACAACTCGAATTTCAGCGCATTCACTGCACATAAAGGTCCCTGGGAAATTGTCTATCTTGAAATATTCATGATAAAATCCAAAGCACTAAACAGAGAGAAGTCCCTCAAAAAATATGACCACCAGCAATTATTGAAACTTATAAACTCAAATGCCAATCAATTGAATTTTTATTTGGATTCTTGTTTGTGA
- a CDS encoding acetyl-CoA carboxylase carboxyltransferase subunit alpha yields MVFMEFEKPLEVMFEQLEQIKKISSDGSIDMTAQILELENRIKTKRKEIYSNLTGWQRVQLSRHPERPYTLYYISQICKKFVELHGDRNIKDDKAIVGGLGQIDNQTFVIIGHQKGTTTKQRSYRNFGMANPEGYRKALRLMKMAERFNFPVVTFIDTPGAYPGIEAEERGQAEAIARNLFEMAQLKVPIVCYIIGEGASGGALGIGVGDKVFMLENTWYSVISPESCSSILWRSWEFKETAAEALKLTADHMASFGLIDGIVKEPVGGAHSDPEAMAKSLKKHIKASLEDLVTMSPEQRITHRIEKYEKMGRFHEVQEKSEKE; encoded by the coding sequence ATGGTATTTATGGAATTTGAAAAGCCGCTTGAGGTGATGTTTGAGCAACTCGAGCAGATCAAAAAAATCTCCAGTGATGGTTCAATTGACATGACGGCACAGATTCTTGAACTAGAAAATCGCATAAAAACAAAGAGAAAAGAGATTTATTCTAACCTGACAGGGTGGCAACGCGTCCAATTGTCAAGACATCCGGAGAGACCTTATACACTGTATTACATATCCCAGATTTGTAAGAAGTTTGTCGAACTCCACGGTGACAGGAATATCAAGGATGATAAAGCTATAGTTGGAGGGTTAGGGCAAATTGATAATCAAACATTTGTTATTATAGGTCACCAGAAAGGAACGACCACAAAACAAAGGAGCTACCGTAATTTCGGTATGGCAAATCCGGAGGGTTACCGCAAGGCTTTGAGGCTGATGAAAATGGCAGAGCGATTTAATTTTCCGGTGGTAACATTTATTGACACCCCGGGAGCTTATCCTGGGATTGAGGCTGAAGAACGTGGTCAGGCAGAAGCAATTGCCCGTAATTTGTTTGAGATGGCCCAGCTAAAAGTGCCCATCGTTTGCTACATCATTGGCGAAGGGGCATCCGGGGGCGCTTTGGGAATTGGGGTAGGGGATAAAGTATTTATGCTTGAAAATACCTGGTATTCTGTGATTTCACCTGAGTCTTGTTCCTCCATACTCTGGAGAAGCTGGGAGTTTAAAGAGACAGCTGCAGAAGCTTTAAAATTAACAGCGGATCATATGGCATCTTTTGGATTAATTGATGGAATAGTGAAAGAACCAGTCGGTGGTGCCCATTCTGATCCGGAGGCAATGGCAAAATCGCTCAAAAAGCATATTAAGGCAAGTTTGGAAGATCTTGTGACCATGAGTCCTGAGCAAAGAATAACCCATAGAATTGAAAAATATGAGAAAATGGGTCGATTTCATGAGGTTCAGGAAAAATCAGAAAAGGAATAA
- a CDS encoding 4-hydroxy-tetrahydrodipicolinate synthase, which yields MVNYNHLKGTGVALITPFNKEKQIDYPALAKLIEHCISGGVESLISMGTTGESVTLTKEEKAELLAFTIKQTAGRAQIVVGIGGNNTQEVADEMEALDPTGITAILSSSPAYNKPSQEGIYQHYMALEKVAKLPIIIYNVPGRTASNLTAETTLRLAHASTKFAAVKEASGDLVQATKIIKDRPDHFLVLSGDDPLALALVGIGGDGVISVIGNAYPKEFSQMIQYALKGDFKSAQKLNNALFDLHKWLYIDGNPSGIKAACHLLEICENEFRLPLVPMAEAHFKKLKEAMEAIKWD from the coding sequence ATGGTAAACTATAATCATTTGAAGGGAACCGGGGTTGCCTTGATAACCCCATTCAACAAAGAAAAGCAAATTGATTATCCAGCTCTTGCAAAACTCATAGAGCATTGTATTTCCGGAGGCGTTGAATCCCTGATCAGTATGGGGACCACCGGAGAATCTGTAACTCTTACAAAGGAAGAAAAAGCTGAGCTTTTGGCTTTTACCATCAAGCAAACTGCAGGACGAGCCCAGATAGTAGTGGGTATTGGCGGAAATAATACACAGGAGGTAGCTGATGAGATGGAAGCTTTAGATCCTACCGGCATTACTGCCATCCTTTCCAGTAGTCCTGCTTATAACAAACCATCCCAGGAAGGAATTTATCAGCATTACATGGCACTTGAAAAGGTGGCCAAATTGCCGATTATTATCTACAATGTTCCAGGTAGAACAGCATCCAACCTTACGGCAGAAACTACGCTTAGACTTGCACATGCAAGCACAAAATTTGCAGCTGTAAAAGAAGCGTCGGGCGATCTTGTTCAGGCTACTAAAATCATTAAGGATCGTCCTGATCATTTTCTGGTACTCTCGGGGGATGATCCATTGGCTCTTGCCCTCGTTGGAATAGGGGGAGATGGGGTGATTTCGGTTATTGGCAATGCTTATCCGAAGGAGTTTTCTCAAATGATCCAATACGCATTGAAGGGAGATTTTAAATCTGCACAAAAACTGAACAATGCTTTATTTGATTTGCACAAATGGTTATACATCGATGGGAATCCTTCAGGAATTAAGGCCGCCTGCCATCTGTTGGAAATCTGTGAAAATGAATTTCGATTGCCATTGGTTCCGATGGCAGAGGCTCATTTTAAAAAATTGAAAGAAGCAATGGAAGCAATTAAATGGGATTGA
- the lptC gene encoding LPS export ABC transporter periplasmic protein LptC — translation MTFRFAFIICLLALISCDKSKKELTEQEAVQLVNKELLKNIELLYSDSGKLVLKIVAPEMLRHIKDGLSKDEFTKGLVTTFYQDGVISNVLSSNYAIRVPDEGKTYLSDQVVLNNPKGEKLETSELIWNERDGRIKTDKFVRLSRQDEIIHAYGFESDQNFLKGILLSSEAKFPSKKILGEIDEEKEE, via the coding sequence ATGACCTTCCGTTTTGCATTTATTATTTGTCTTTTAGCCTTGATTTCTTGTGATAAATCGAAAAAGGAACTGACTGAACAAGAAGCTGTTCAATTGGTCAATAAAGAGTTACTTAAAAATATTGAACTTCTTTATTCTGATTCCGGTAAACTTGTTTTGAAAATTGTGGCTCCTGAAATGTTGCGTCACATCAAAGATGGTCTTTCCAAAGATGAATTCACAAAAGGTTTGGTCACGACTTTCTATCAGGATGGAGTCATAAGTAATGTTCTTTCCTCAAACTATGCTATACGAGTTCCGGATGAAGGTAAAACCTACTTATCAGATCAGGTGGTACTGAACAATCCAAAGGGAGAAAAACTTGAGACCTCTGAACTAATTTGGAACGAACGGGACGGAAGAATTAAAACAGATAAATTTGTAAGACTTTCACGTCAGGACGAAATCATACATGCATACGGCTTCGAATCAGATCAGAATTTTCTTAAAGGTATTTTACTTTCTTCTGAAGCCAAATTCCCCAGCAAAAAAATATTGGGTGAAATCGATGAAGAAAAAGAAGAATAA
- a CDS encoding gliding motility-associated C-terminal domain-containing protein — protein sequence MNRKLSLIVCAMTFGVLLVAQPSNDNCNSPIKIGDITKYCSKAGEFTTVAATPSGYGASTCWSNSPGDVWFAFRAFASDVNITIIGANVAGTPGGSLRTMQAALYSGVCGGTLQEINCGTDTRNAGILSLYEGGLVVGRDYLLRIDGRSAATGTFQLCINNYFPPARAEQDCNRATVICDNAPFVNQTFFGAGVDRDEADDSCLGEGNIGTSESQSTWYSWVAASDCKFTFTLTPLNPSDDIDFAVYELPNGINDCSNKQILRCNATAPPCAGPTGLDLTSTDLTENFNCNAGEDGFCKYIDMVAGKAYTICINNFTNTGIGFSMDWGGCDFVGPTAAFNINPPTGLKCETDFIVTDSSSFLGGRIRSWEWNFGVDAIPAKGSGPGPHKVNYFSFGEKFLTLTLETDLGCKITEVRRIYVEPCCEDLPTLRLSIDSLFDVKCFGESNGRVVFRGVAGTPYKDAETNEQFYQFSLDGINFAPLKELNNLPAGTYKLYIQDAKGCVSTVDFTINQPPPVVVDAGPDQSVILGKTVTLSASVSPLNLYSYNWSTSEISPCTDCPSISFQPKNSGYHYVTATDENGCFGIDSVYIAVEKKYKVVFPNVISSNGDGINDRFRIVSDESLEKIDLVEIYDRWGGRVYSREDISFSDLESLWNGDFKGRPVAPGVFVYLVRARFIDGVTKDYSGDITVLR from the coding sequence ATGAATAGAAAACTGTCGCTGATAGTCTGTGCCATGACATTTGGTGTACTCCTTGTAGCCCAACCGTCCAATGACAATTGCAACAGTCCCATCAAAATTGGTGACATCACCAAATATTGCAGCAAGGCCGGAGAATTCACGACCGTAGCTGCCACTCCTTCCGGTTATGGGGCCAGCACCTGCTGGAGTAATTCTCCCGGTGATGTTTGGTTTGCTTTCAGGGCCTTTGCTTCAGATGTAAATATTACCATCATTGGAGCCAATGTAGCCGGGACCCCGGGTGGATCTCTGCGCACCATGCAAGCTGCTCTTTACAGTGGAGTTTGTGGTGGTACTCTGCAGGAAATAAATTGTGGAACCGATACCAGAAATGCCGGAATCCTTTCTCTATACGAAGGCGGACTTGTTGTAGGAAGGGATTATTTACTTCGCATTGATGGAAGGTCCGCAGCCACCGGTACCTTTCAACTTTGTATCAATAACTATTTTCCTCCGGCTCGTGCTGAACAGGATTGTAACAGAGCTACCGTCATTTGTGACAACGCACCATTTGTCAATCAAACTTTTTTTGGCGCAGGTGTAGATCGCGACGAGGCAGATGATTCCTGTTTGGGAGAAGGGAATATTGGAACTTCAGAATCTCAATCCACCTGGTATAGCTGGGTTGCCGCTTCAGATTGTAAATTTACATTTACCCTTACCCCTTTGAATCCAAGCGATGACATTGATTTTGCCGTGTACGAATTACCTAATGGGATTAATGATTGCAGCAATAAACAAATACTCCGGTGCAATGCCACAGCACCTCCATGTGCCGGACCTACAGGCCTGGATCTAACCTCCACAGATTTGACAGAAAACTTTAATTGCAATGCAGGGGAGGATGGCTTTTGTAAGTACATCGATATGGTGGCAGGTAAAGCATATACCATTTGTATCAACAATTTTACCAATACCGGAATAGGCTTTTCTATGGATTGGGGAGGTTGCGATTTTGTCGGCCCCACTGCTGCATTCAATATTAATCCACCGACTGGATTAAAATGCGAAACTGACTTTATTGTTACAGATTCATCGAGCTTTTTAGGTGGAAGAATCAGAAGTTGGGAATGGAATTTTGGAGTGGATGCCATTCCTGCCAAAGGATCCGGCCCGGGACCACATAAAGTCAATTACTTTTCTTTTGGTGAAAAATTTCTTACCCTCACACTTGAAACAGATTTGGGTTGTAAAATTACCGAAGTGAGGCGAATATATGTTGAACCGTGCTGTGAAGATTTACCTACTTTAAGATTATCGATTGACAGCCTCTTCGATGTTAAATGCTTTGGAGAAAGCAACGGAAGAGTTGTATTCAGAGGTGTTGCAGGAACTCCTTATAAGGATGCAGAAACCAATGAGCAATTTTACCAATTCAGTTTGGATGGAATTAATTTTGCTCCTCTGAAAGAATTAAACAATTTACCCGCCGGCACTTACAAACTTTATATTCAGGATGCAAAAGGTTGTGTGAGCACTGTAGATTTCACCATCAATCAACCTCCTCCTGTAGTGGTTGATGCAGGACCTGACCAAAGTGTAATTTTAGGCAAAACGGTTACCCTATCTGCATCAGTGAGCCCTTTAAATTTGTATTCATACAATTGGAGTACTTCGGAAATCTCTCCGTGTACAGATTGCCCTTCCATCAGTTTTCAGCCCAAAAATTCCGGCTACCATTATGTTACAGCAACTGATGAAAATGGTTGTTTCGGAATAGATTCAGTCTACATCGCAGTTGAAAAGAAATACAAAGTGGTATTTCCAAATGTAATCTCTTCGAATGGAGATGGTATAAATGATCGCTTTAGAATCGTAAGTGACGAAAGTTTGGAAAAGATCGACCTTGTAGAAATTTACGATCGCTGGGGTGGGCGTGTGTACAGTAGGGAAGATATTTCGTTTTCAGATTTGGAATCACTTTGGAACGGCGATTTTAAAGGCCGTCCTGTGGCTCCAGGTGTATTTGTATACCTTGTGCGTGCCCGATTTATTGATGGCGTTACCAAAGATTATTCAGGTGACATTACTGTTCTGCGATGA
- a CDS encoding CDP-alcohol phosphatidyltransferase family protein — translation MFSLPNLITALNLLLGCIACIELVEGHYETALILLAGSMLADFLDGFVARAMGSDSSLGVQLDSLADVVSFGLAPGLMIYKLIELNEFNHSTEFILPYIGLILPVFAAFRLARFNIETTGVPTHFSGLPVPAMALFFMGYLGGRNFLPVIMLSDYFLIAWSILFSFLMISRLPIVKVQPGKTWLYKYYPMVIAYIICIISYFVIGLVSLALMIIAHIILSLFLLRNKNQNT, via the coding sequence ATGTTTAGCCTTCCTAATCTGATAACTGCTCTTAATCTCTTGCTTGGATGCATAGCCTGTATTGAGCTGGTGGAAGGGCACTATGAAACTGCTTTGATACTTTTGGCGGGGTCAATGCTGGCAGATTTTTTGGATGGATTTGTGGCCAGGGCTATGGGAAGTGATTCATCGCTGGGCGTCCAATTGGATTCACTGGCCGACGTTGTTTCCTTTGGTCTGGCACCGGGCCTTATGATTTATAAATTAATAGAATTGAATGAGTTCAACCACTCAACAGAATTCATTTTACCATATATTGGACTGATCCTTCCGGTTTTTGCAGCATTCAGGCTGGCGAGATTTAACATCGAAACGACGGGAGTGCCGACTCATTTTTCCGGACTTCCGGTGCCGGCCATGGCATTGTTTTTTATGGGTTATCTTGGAGGGAGGAATTTTCTCCCCGTGATTATGTTGAGTGATTACTTTTTGATTGCCTGGAGTATCCTATTTTCTTTTTTGATGATCAGTAGATTACCCATCGTCAAGGTGCAACCAGGCAAAACTTGGCTTTATAAATATTATCCCATGGTCATTGCCTATATAATCTGCATCATCTCTTATTTTGTAATAGGTTTGGTGTCCCTGGCTTTAATGATCATTGCTCATATAATTTTAAGCTTATTTTTGCTCAGAAATAAAAATCAAAACACATAA